Part of the Periplaneta americana isolate PAMFEO1 chromosome 4, P.americana_PAMFEO1_priV1, whole genome shotgun sequence genome is shown below.
GACTGTCCGCTGATTTCATCATAATCAGtgccattttaaaatagtattagaCATAGTATTAAAAATGGTATGTTTTTTCATTATGTCATGGATAATACTGGTTCTTGTACTTGCATCAATCCCACTGCTGTATGATCTACTAAATCTTGAAGTTTAAATTCTACATTGTcttgtaataaaacattttccGGATAGAATTTCTTTTAGCAGTTAAAATGTTTTGATATGATGGTTAGATGTCAGCATTAAGCCGTTTTGCTCTGTGTCTACGCAAAAGTTAAAAATTTTTGGCATCACCAGATTCTAGAAAGAGAGCTAAAGCATCATCATTAGTATAACTGTCAACGAAATTACTGCTATTTGATGCTGATGCCCAGACTCAAGGTAAacaacacaataatcccttttgcttcctgtgttaaaaaaccTTGCAGTTTACtctgatacgcatttaaactggaataaccacgtaacccatattaccaaacagtgctttccatactacattcaatcgtggaaacactagtaatgcctcAATTCGATTAttctgactgacctcaatgtcaactagtcgcaaagattacaacgtgttcataattcttgtgttcgctacGTCTGCGATGTCAgttgcgctgaccacattaccccatccttccaaactctaaactggctacgccttaacgaacgtagaaattttcattctcttgttctccttttccaagtccttcacacctctacacctacctaccttgcctcccgtttcacttacctgtcatcatatcataatgtcttcactcgcacgcaaaatagccacatactagccataccaacacataagacatcatcgtattcatcatcatacacagtctcgctctcgcgcttgtggaattcTCTACCCGGTGACATcaaagactgtcggaatttagtagcgttcaaaagcaaacttattaagcattttcttactgcatagaataggtttactttttactgaattaataaaaaaaaacgatttttttcTCCCTTaagttttacaataaactgtctaactattattaatcagttaatcttttagtactttgattgttattgtatttgtaatattaatattaattgtaattataattgtaattgtattcttaatattgtagtttaatcccttggtagaggggaagagaaggcctgatggccttatctctaccagtttaaaaaaataaaaaaataaaaataaataaaattaaactctgTTTTATTGATCAAACAACTCGCTACAAAATCGGAAAACAGCCCGtttaatattttcgatttttcttCAGAGTTTTCTATTCCAGCTTCTGCTATTATATGATTCAACAAAATGTTTGTCGTTTCTTTCTGACAGAACATTTTTGTTGCAATATCGTATATAATGTTTGTCTCTGTCTAAATGCCATCTTGCACCCTATCATTAAACAAAAATATCCTAAATGAGCTGGCTTTTAAACAATACAGTACCAATTTGTAGTGATATTTCATAACCGTAGATTGAAATAAGagtcattatttgtaatataaaaccacagttcaattttttatttaatataaacttgtaattgtaattatcacATTATCAGTATTTTTACGTTCTAACATATTCCCTCAGTAGCAAGCTTTTCTTGAAATATAATCAAAAGGCGCAATTTTTTCTTTTAGAATCTAAAAATAGAAATGTCAGACAATATCTTATAACATAAATCAGAATCGGGGAGTTTTGGGAAACTTTTGTAGGTCTGCGTGAGCAATTATACAATTACCGGCGGAACATATTTACTAcgatattaaaaacttcaaaatataacgACTAATGACATAATATGATTAAAACATCACTGTGTCAGAATAATATACACATAAACAAAGTCAGAAAATACATTACTCGCCATAACAAAAAAGATTAAGTTGCCAGAAATGTGTCTTGAAACGTGCGTCAGAAATAAGCTTAGCGCCAAGCGACCAAGCACACACACAAACTCTCACTTTCAGCTCTCACCACTAACTCATCACTGAGGAGAGTTGAAGTGCAGTCATCATCTGCAGTTTTATGACCCAGAGACACAATAGAACAATGGTAGATGGGGCACATCCTGTTATTCGCATTTTGAAAAATCGATTTTTGGCCTGGTTTGAAGGTGATCGGTACCACTGTGAACTGGTGAGAAATGGCTGAATGACACTACTGGATAAAACCCTATTCGCTACCAGTCATCATCGTTCCTCCTTTCCGAATATGCCTCCATTCGTCTCTGCCTTCCCAAGCTTTTTCCCTGTTTATTTCATCTCACTTGTATCCCCATTCCTTTAAGTTCTTCTGAATTTCATCTATTCATATTTCCCGTGGTCTTCACATTGGTcgtcttcctttcacttttaaatttaatattctctttgacAGACTTTCCCTTTCCATTCTTTAAAGGTGCCCAAATCACTTTaagctcttattttctaattgcCAAGACATACTTGtatcaataataattcaaatctccTGAACTTGTGCTTAGCTGAAAGCACcactacttcagaatataaacaattttacTGTACCTTTCGATCCAAGAGTTCCAATGACTTCGATAGCTCCAAAACGAGTCTGCAGGTCCTGTGGCATCGCCACCCGCATTATGTGCTGCCAACGTTTGGGTTTCAACTCATCTCTCTCTCTGCTGTCAGGATCGCTGCCCCCCTCCGTCTGGGTGCCTTCACAAAAGTCAGATTCTGAGGTTTGTGTAAGGACGATCACTATAGGCTCCATGTAGATCTCGCAGCCTCTGGTCTCATTGGCTGCCTCCGTCTGTATCTCCTGTACTGTGTCGGGTTCAGCTGAAAAGCAATATTATTCTGAGTTGAAATATACaagaaactgcgcatgctcagagacaTAGAGCATAGATACACAAGCTACCACTTTaagctcttattttctaattgcCAAGACATACTTGtatcaataataattcaaatcccCTGAACTTGTGcttagctgaaagcgccactacttcagaatataaacaattactTACCATTTGATCCAAAAGTTCCAATAACGTCGATGGCTCCGAAACGAGTCTGCAGATCTTCTGGCATCGCCACACGCATTAGATGTTGCCAACGTTTGGGCTTCAGCTCATCTCGTTCTCTGATAGCCCTGCTGCTGTCGGGATCTCTGTCCCCCTCCGTCTGTGTGGCAGCGTCTATCATCATCTTCTCAGTTGTTTCACGTTCAGCTAAAAGACAGTGTAATTCTGAGTTAaaatcttcataatacactgtttgctaactatgaagaggataaataggtaCTGTCCGGCCGAATGCTTATGTCGCGTCCCGGTTTCTCACACTCGTTTCTcttgtcctctctgtaagggatAGTGTCTGAGTTGCtaggctcttctctgcaaatatcTTCTGTACGGAATTGCAATTTTACGCAgtattatacaactttttaaagtaattttaagaaaaaaaacccTTAAAtaagtaactgtcatgtgatttccctcgTTTTGACGAgcatgtgacataaccactcagaTGGACAATAGCATGACAACACGTATATCACCAAACTATTAACAAGTGAATCATACAAGTAAAGTCTGAAAAGAAATCTAAAGAtgaagcacgtagtaacggtTACTTCTAATAAAGGTATAACctcgaagaaaaataaatttagggATCTGAAATAATATGTAGATAATCAAAATGATATTCATTGCATCACAGAGTCGGTAAATGAAACGTGAAATTAGAAATGAGGTCCCAATTGGAAAGCATTCTTCTGAAGTATGTAAattattccataataattatCACAGCGTAATGATGTTATTGGTAACATTGAAATCATGTAGGTCATGTATGCATAATGCTTTATTGGAGGAAGTATTCAAAAGACGCTTGTTATGTTTATTGGAACAAATCTCAAACACATTAACTAAAATTCCAATATACTTACGTGATGCAATACACTGTaagtgcatttttattgtacgaacAGTCATCTCCCTCCTACAGTGTTATTAGAAACTGTCAATTTTATAAACTAATAGAATACTGAAGTCTTCTAACACATGCAGTAAatcaataatattgaacaaatttttcacttttgAACCCATAATAGTAATCTTTTCtcgtgagttattttacgatgctttatcaactgctattatgaaatgaaggtgataatgtcagctaaATGAGTCCAGGAAAAGAAGCCTGAAAGAGGCCCAGCATTTGTTCTCTATGGGTTCTAGTTAGTTACTGcttcctactttgaaatatttttacaagtCACTGTGACGTAAACAATTATTGTACCTTCACAAAAGTCAGAATCGGAGGTTTGTGTGGATGTCTGTGTAACGATGATCACCACAGGATCTACGTAGACCTCGGAGTCTCTGGTCTCTACTGTGTCGGGTTCAGCTGAAAAGCAATATTCTTCTGAGTTGAAATATACAAGAAACTGCGCTTGCTCAGGGACATAGAGCATAGATACACAAGCTACCACTGTaagctcttattttctaattgcCAAGACATACTTGtatcaataataattcaaatctccTGAACTTGTGCTTAGCTGAAAGCACcactacttcagaatataaacaattttacTGTACCTTTCGATCCAAGAGTTCCAATGACTTCGATAGCTCCAAAACGAGTCCGCAGGTCCTGTGGCATCGCCACCCGCATTATGTGCTGCCAACGTTTGGGTTTCAACTCATCTCTCTCTCTGCTGTCAGGATCGCTGCCCCCCTCCGTCTGGGTGCCTTCACAAAAGTCAGATTCTGAGGTTTGTGTAAGGACGATCACTATAGGCTCCATGTAGATCTCGCAGCCTCTGGTCTCATTGGCTGCCTCCGTCTGTATCTCCTGTACTGTGTCGGGTTCAGCTGAAAAGCAATATTATTCTGAGTTGAAATATACaagaaactgcgcatgctcagagacaTAGAGCATAGATACACAAGCTACCACTTTaagctcttattttctaattgcCAAGACATACTTGtatcaataataattcaaatcccCTGAACTTGTGcttagctgaaagcgccactacttcagaatataaacaattactTACCATTTGATCCAAAAGTTCCAATAACGTCGATGGCTCCGAAACGAGTCTGCAGATCTTCTGGCATCGCCACACGCATTAGATGTTGCCAACGTTTGGGCTTCAGCTCATCTCGTTCTCTGATAGCCCTGCTGCTGTCGGGATCTCTGTCCCCCTCCGTCTGTGTGGCAGCGTCTATCATCATCTTCTCAGTTGTTTCACGTTCAGCTAAAAGACAGTGTAATTCTGAGTTAaaatcttcataatacactgtttgctaactatgaagaggataaataggtaCTGTCCGGCCGAATGCTTATGTCGCGTCCCGGTTTCTCACACTCTTTTCTcttgtcctctctgtaagggatAGTGTCTGAGTTGCtaggctcttctctgcaaatatcTTCTGTACGGAATTGCAATTTTACGCAgtattatacaactttttaaagtaattttaagaaaaaaaacccTTAAAtaagtaactgtcatgtgatttccctcgTTTTGACGAgcatgtgacataaccactcagaTGGACAATAGCATGACAACACGTATATCACCAAACTATTAACAAGTGAATCATACAAGTAAAGTCTGAAAAGAAATCTAAAGAtgaagcacgtagtaacggtTACTTCTAATAAAGGTATAACctcgaagaaaaataaatttagggATCTGAAATAATATGTAGATAATCAAAATGATATTCATTGCATCACAGAGTCGGTAAATGAAACGTGAAATTAGAAATGAGGTCCCAATTGGAAAGCATTCTTCTGAAGTATGTAAattattccataataattatCACAGCGTAATGATGTTATTGGTAACATTGAAATCATGTAGGTCATGTATGCATAATGCTTTATTGGAGGAAGTATTCAAAAGACGCTTGTTATGTTTATTGGAACAAATCTCAAACACATTAACTAAAATTCCAATATACTTACGTGATGCAATACACTGTaagtgcatttttattgtacgaacAGTCATCTCCCTCCTACAGTGTTATTAGAAACTGTCAATTTTATAAACTAATAGAATACTGAAGTCTTCTAACACATGCAGTAAatcaataatattgaacaaatttttcacttttgAACCCATAATAGTAATCTTTTCtcgtgagttattttacgatgctttatcaactgctattatgaaatgaaggtgataatgtcagctaaATGAGTCCAGGAAAAGAAGCCTGAAAGAGGCCCAGCATTTGTTCTCTATGGGTTCTAGTTAGTTACTGcttcctactttgaaatatttttacaagtCACTGTGACGTAAACAATTATTGTACCTTCACAAAAGTCAGAATCGGAGGTTTGTGTGGATGTCTGTGTAACGATGATCACCACAGGATCTACGTAGATCTCGGAGTCTCTGGTCTCTACTGTGTCGGGTTCAGCTGAAAAGCAATATTCTTCTGAGTTGAAATATACAAGAAACTGCGCTTGCTCAGGGACATAGAGCATAGATACACAAGCTACCACTGTaagctcttattttctaattgcCAAGACATACTTGtatcaataataattcaaatctcctgaacttgtgcttagctgaaagcgccactacttcagaatataaacaattttacTGTACCTTCCGATCCAAGAGTTCCAATGACTTCAATAGCTCCAAAACGAGTCCGCAGGTCCTGTGGCATTGCCACCTGCATTATGTGCTGCCAACGTTAGGGTTTCAACTCATCTCTCTCTCTGCTGTCAGGATCGCTGCCCCCCTCCGTCTGGGTGCCTTCACAAAAGTCAGATTCTGAGGTTTGTGTAAGGGCGATCACTATAGGCTCCATGTAGACCTCGCAGCCTCTGGTCTCATTGGCTGCCTCCGTCTGTATCTCCTGTACTGTGTCGGGTTCAGCTGAAAAGCAATATTATTCTGAGTTGAAATATACaagaaactgcgcatgctcagagacatagagcatagatacacaagctatcgctaagggagTTATTGAAATTCGTTCTATTTCGAGTGCTGTCGTAAACCGTTCTGAAACGCCCttgagaaaatacaaagaaaatggatttgttgtCTCTATTATCTGAAGGACTTAGAATACCCAGTgttcataaattaattttatcagtTTATTGTATTACAATAAATATCTAGAATATTATGTAcccaaatttatttcaatttattttggtaCCAACCTATGTTTATTAtgtctctcaattaatatcactcaataaaatattgtattccaatggataccatcccattgcggaatcctgggaaacgagaatgtggatgctttagcaaagaagggcagcactggtacttacagacctgttactaaatctacgtattactctgtgaagagatttattaaatctatatacttagacttcaacaaacaaaatttgataacccaatctcaagggaaaaaatggaactctctgcatcataatccacagttaatttccgatttaccacgaaaatcgtctgtagttggatttaggttggcaacaggccatgactgtttggtcaaacacctgcatagaattgaaatatatcagtcccctaactgcccattgtgcaactcaaaccaaaaaatggattcggaacacctcaaaatctgtgcttcagtggccgaccatgataatatttttgaaaaatattggagtgcaagaggtcaaatgactttgttgtcaaacgcctgacattagagaACAACAACATGTTTATTATATAGAAATATACTTTCCATTAAGGTGTTGCTCACCTTTATTTCATATAGGGGACCCCAATGGATTACAGTACAGCACTAATAGAAATGACACTGGCTAGTTGCCTGAAGAAAGCTCCACTTCATTTGAGCAAATGTATGAGTCGATTATGTCAGCATGGAAATCAATACCCACTAATATGGTCGTGAAACCTTCAAGGTGAAGTCCGATTATAACGCAATGGATGAAGTGAAGACAACGCAGTCTGGTGTCAATGAGTCCAATAGCCCAAGAAAACTGATAAATGATGATAAATAATACAAGCATGCAAAAACGAAGgtatcagtaataaaaaatattttcaaaaaataaaatatgtgttttaagTTTTTCCAGTATAAGCAGCTCACGATTTATActcaattttctgaaaaaaaaaatgcagtttaTACCAGTgacggacggtgggtttgaaagttgacgAAGCCAAGACATGACTGATGAGAGTTTGCATTACATGTATTAAAAATATGAGGCCTgtcacgtacctcattaccaagcacagaatttataggttttaagaaacaatctatgttttaggattttaaatcttatgtttaggactTCATATGATTTTAtggggaaagaaataaaaacaaacaacatactgttaatacaTTACAATACTCTTAGAGTTACATtcaaatatccattattatagcctaacattatacttttttttttctttttaccaatgccaccaggttgtcttttcgacatttctgatattctctcctggcagtggcttagttgtaacccacttctgaggttggggcacctggaaggcggagttacattaccctgataataagatatgatttttatgattatgattatctggtgccaggagaggttttaaatctaaacttaatctaaatctaaaaagtaGCCTCCTGATTCACGTGGTGATGAtggaatgttttatgaaactatttaccaatattaatacattttaatagtctattatgtttacaacactatatctttattaaattattaaacctgTAAACCACTCATTTAAGTAGTGCTGCTAATATGAATTAGGTCTCTTTAAGACattttaagtcctaacctacgaattaggtcttttagatcatattaaatttaagaatgttattcgttgctacataaaacgaataagaaaagcaatatttcgaagGTAACGAGATAGCAGCAAAACTGGTTCAAACCTAAGAATctggggcttgctcattactattatatagcctacttgtACAGCAAATTCACTCGACAATCCTCTTTCTTTgcaaaccgatcaattaggtcgcaacatactgaacaactgctactagaaAAAAAccagagacaaatctgcattttacaaatctggctttcaggtagtagctccctgtaaagcaggtttgaataatttcaagaaaaaattgttccggagccgggtattggggtaacattcgttactggaggtacgttaacagaaagccacacaagtatttgtgtgcgctcatagttgagttctggcgtcttgtcagctcatttgagtcgtgtggatacaaaggaaaaattgtgacgttgtcgtgtatagtttctggggtagctcagtcggaagagcgttcgcgcgctaagcgaagggtcccgggatcgatacctggctctggaacaatttttccttgaaatcattcaaaatctgcatttgtttctaaactctcgatatatttaatataacgtataaataaatatgtttcgtaacacaaaagaaaaaaataacaagaacacccgcaaacgAGAGAAAAATCTATCAAcacaaaagaaaacttttacacagggagagaaaactaacaacacgtgactcaattttctaaaaccaagaaaagAGAATGAGAGAACTTCCCAATACTGCCGAAAGCATCCATGActagcagtacagttgtcagtgGTGGGTAGGACAtctccaaattcggctccccTCGCTCATTCTAGTTTagtttaaacactccgctaaccAGTTATCTTATTGGTTTAActactgttgtcatggttaccaggGAGCAGAGTATCTGTCTCCTCTCttcc
Proteins encoded:
- the LOC138698966 gene encoding uncharacterized protein yields the protein MQVAMPQDLRTRFGAIEVIGTLGSEAEPDTVETRDSEIYVDPVVIIVTQTSTQTSDSDFCEAERETTEKMMIDAATQTEGDRDPDSSRAIRERDELKPKRWQHLMRVAMPEDLQTRFGAIDVIGTFGSNAEPDTVQEIQTEAANETRGCEIYMEPIVIVLTQTSESDFCEGTQTEGGSDPDSRERDELKPKRWQHIMRVAMPQDLRTRFGAIEVIGTLGSKAEPDTVETRDSEVYVDPVVIIVTQTSTQTSDSDFCEAERETTEKMMIDAATQTEGDRDPDSSRAIRERDELKPKRWQHLMRVAMPEDLQTRFGAIDVIGTFGSNAEPDTVQEIQTEAANETRGCEIYMEPIVIVLTQTSESDFCEGTQTEGGSDPDSRERDELKPKRWQHIMRVAMPQDLQTRFGAIEVIGTLGSKGTVKLFIF